The Paenibacillus uliginis N3/975 genome has a window encoding:
- a CDS encoding MFS transporter — protein sequence MHGWKNPLLYIFGIGVSNLGNWIYLVAINLLVLRITGSPAAVAGMFIIRPMAVLLTNSWSGSIIDRVNKRKLMIAADCIRGLLIFVIPWLDSIWAIYSIMFLIGITGAFFGPTSMTYVTKLVPPENRKQFNSWFSFTTSGAALLGPAISGLLIMYMDIRVSIIINAISFFVCALVIYFLPDVDQGDDAAKISDRISLRTIIGDWARVISYGKSAKYFILIYLLFQSVMMISFALDSQEATFIKQVIHLDDRNYGLLISVAGAGYLAGSTAAALTSRRMSLRMLISLGILFSSVGYAMFYSASGFVMAAIGFIVFGFFSSFANTGYSTFFQNSVPVEMMGRFSSTASLLEGIAQILLTLLLGFAAELLSVQAVCLIGALLAIVISTFLCFLIYIPSKISHYETKTSSANVT from the coding sequence ATGCATGGATGGAAAAACCCGCTGCTGTACATATTCGGAATTGGTGTGTCCAACCTGGGAAATTGGATTTACTTGGTGGCCATAAACCTGTTGGTATTAAGAATAACCGGCTCACCGGCCGCAGTGGCTGGCATGTTCATTATCAGGCCGATGGCTGTACTGCTCACAAACTCCTGGTCTGGCAGCATCATAGACCGGGTTAACAAGCGAAAATTAATGATAGCAGCTGATTGTATAAGGGGGCTACTCATTTTTGTTATCCCTTGGCTGGATTCGATATGGGCTATTTACAGCATTATGTTTTTAATCGGCATCACCGGTGCGTTTTTCGGTCCGACCTCCATGACGTACGTTACCAAACTGGTGCCACCGGAGAACCGCAAACAGTTTAATTCCTGGTTCAGCTTCACAACTTCGGGAGCCGCGCTTCTCGGACCGGCAATTTCCGGTCTGCTTATTATGTATATGGATATTCGTGTAAGTATTATCATCAATGCGATTTCGTTTTTCGTATGTGCGTTGGTGATCTACTTTCTGCCGGACGTGGACCAGGGGGATGATGCTGCGAAAATAAGTGATCGGATCAGCCTGCGAACGATTATTGGGGATTGGGCACGGGTTATTAGCTATGGGAAATCAGCTAAATATTTCATTCTCATTTATTTATTGTTCCAGTCGGTTATGATGATCAGTTTTGCGCTGGATTCCCAGGAGGCTACCTTTATCAAGCAGGTGATACATCTGGATGACCGGAATTATGGATTGCTGATCAGCGTGGCCGGCGCCGGATATTTAGCCGGCTCCACGGCTGCCGCACTGACCTCCCGGCGGATGTCGCTGCGGATGTTGATCAGTCTGGGGATTCTGTTCTCTAGCGTAGGATATGCAATGTTTTATTCTGCTTCCGGCTTTGTCATGGCGGCAATAGGATTTATCGTATTCGGTTTTTTCTCATCTTTCGCGAATACCGGCTACTCCACGTTTTTTCAAAATAGCGTGCCGGTAGAGATGATGGGCAGATTTAGCAGTACGGCGAGTCTTCTGGAAGGGATTGCCCAAATCCTGTTAACTCTCCTATTGGGCTTTGCGGCAGAGCTACTGTCGGTTCAGGCCGTATGCCTGATCGGAGCGCTCCTTGCGATTGTCATTTCCACATTCCTGTGCTTTTTGATCTATATTCCGTCAAAAATCTC
- the mutY gene encoding A/G-specific adenine glycosylase, translated as MNNIEQQRFFSRELLDWYGRNKRDLPWRRHRNPYYIWISEIMLQQTRVDTVIPYFNRFIERFPTVESLADAPEDEVLKCWEGLGYYSRARNLQHAARQVKEQYGGIMPSGKEEVFGLKGVGPYTAGAIRSIAFNIPAPAVDGNVMRVLSRYFLIEEDIMKGSTRSHMEDLVVRLIPEGRASDFNQGLMELGALVCTPKSPKCLTCPVMEHCAGRIEGKEESLPIKTKAKPPRPEYRVTAIVEGKDEHAGKVFIRKRPATGLLAGMWELPHVSVSPEGGAALASLPDEAAMDRLAGELKGEGIPITPIAHFMNAEHTFSHIHWNMRVFRCQWRDIGNNHLYAAESAASYEADLTLAEAAEGESGRDVPFRWISPNDMEFYAFPNVFLRILNQYFSSVQN; from the coding sequence ATGAATAACATAGAGCAACAACGATTTTTCAGTCGAGAGCTGCTGGACTGGTATGGGCGCAACAAAAGGGATTTGCCCTGGAGACGGCACCGTAATCCATACTACATTTGGATCTCGGAAATTATGCTGCAGCAGACTCGGGTGGATACGGTCATTCCTTATTTCAACCGGTTTATTGAAAGGTTCCCAACGGTAGAGTCGTTAGCTGATGCGCCGGAGGACGAAGTCCTTAAATGCTGGGAAGGATTAGGATACTATTCGAGGGCCCGCAATTTGCAGCATGCTGCCCGGCAGGTGAAAGAGCAGTATGGTGGAATCATGCCGAGCGGCAAGGAGGAAGTATTCGGGTTGAAGGGAGTAGGCCCGTATACAGCCGGAGCGATCCGGAGCATTGCCTTTAACATTCCGGCACCTGCAGTGGACGGTAATGTGATGAGAGTGCTGTCCCGATATTTTTTGATTGAAGAAGATATTATGAAGGGAAGCACCCGTTCACATATGGAGGATCTCGTCGTCCGTTTGATTCCGGAAGGCAGGGCATCTGATTTCAATCAAGGACTGATGGAGCTCGGAGCGCTTGTATGCACACCGAAATCTCCGAAATGTCTCACCTGCCCGGTGATGGAGCACTGTGCCGGTCGTATTGAAGGGAAAGAGGAGTCACTTCCGATCAAGACCAAAGCCAAACCTCCCCGCCCTGAGTATCGGGTGACAGCGATTGTTGAAGGCAAGGATGAGCATGCAGGGAAGGTATTCATTCGCAAGCGCCCGGCAACCGGTTTGCTGGCTGGGATGTGGGAGCTGCCTCATGTGTCCGTATCGCCGGAAGGAGGGGCAGCACTCGCTTCCCTGCCGGACGAAGCTGCTATGGACAGGCTTGCCGGAGAGCTAAAGGGCGAAGGTATCCCAATTACACCGATTGCTCATTTTATGAACGCCGAGCATACGTTCAGCCATATTCATTGGAACATGCGGGTATTCCGCTGTCAGTGGCGCGATATAGGGAACAACCATTTGTATGCTGCTGAAAGTGCAGCTTCCTATGAGGCGGACTTAACCCTGGCGGAAGCGGCTGAGGGAGAGTCCGGCAGAGACGTTCCATTTCGCTGGATTTCTCCGAATGACATGGAATTTTACGCTTTTCCGAATGTATTCCTTCGTATATTAAATCAATATTTTTCATCAGTACAGAATTAA
- the acpS gene encoding holo-ACP synthase has protein sequence MIYGIGHDVLEMRRVALLMEGPHGQKFMERVLTRAERTLAENKGGSRTEFVAGRFAAKEAVSKAFGCGIGSVIGFWDIEILPDKQGKPVVTLSASAWSRLGISEPDHYALHLTISHQTELASAFSVVEKLQDK, from the coding sequence GTGATTTATGGAATCGGACATGATGTGCTAGAAATGAGGCGTGTTGCTCTGTTGATGGAAGGCCCCCACGGTCAAAAGTTTATGGAACGTGTCCTGACAAGGGCAGAACGCACTTTAGCTGAGAACAAGGGTGGAAGCCGCACGGAATTTGTTGCCGGACGATTTGCAGCAAAGGAGGCCGTAAGCAAGGCTTTTGGCTGTGGAATTGGGAGTGTGATCGGCTTTTGGGATATAGAGATACTGCCGGACAAGCAGGGAAAGCCGGTTGTCACGTTATCGGCTTCGGCATGGTCCCGGTTGGGAATTAGCGAACCGGACCATTATGCGCTGCATTTGACCATATCACATCAGACTGAGCTGGCGTCTGCTTTTTCGGTCGTCGAGAAGCTCCAGGATAAGTAA
- a CDS encoding helix-turn-helix transcriptional regulator — protein sequence MENRIHELRKQIRMSQEELAKACGVSRQTINAIENNKYDPSLQLAFQLSKTLGITVDDLFRPD from the coding sequence ATGGAAAACCGAATTCACGAATTGCGTAAACAAATCCGAATGTCGCAAGAAGAACTGGCAAAGGCTTGCGGAGTATCACGTCAGACGATTAATGCCATTGAAAATAACAAGTATGACCCAAGCCTGCAGCTTGCCTTTCAGTTGTCCAAAACGCTTGGTATTACCGTTGACGATCTGTTTCGGCCTGATTAA
- the nadE gene encoding ammonia-dependent NAD(+) synthetase — MSLQEQIIAELGVKSSINAEQEVRKRVDFLKSYVKDSGASGLLIAISGGLDSAVATGLCKRATDELTEELGKEYKTLGVFQPYGTQADIEHSYETAKAFDLKYTVETNIEDTVNEVALEVEHGLKNIGVHQHISIPGKGNVKARIRMVVQYALSFEQNLLVVGTDHASEAITGFYTKWGDGAVDITPLSTLNKRQVKQLGSYLGVPQSVLDKAPTAGLWEGQTDEKELGISYEDNSDYLEGKEIAPEAREKLESFFRRTAHKRNAIPGI, encoded by the coding sequence ATGAGCTTACAAGAACAAATCATTGCCGAATTAGGTGTGAAATCTTCCATTAATGCGGAGCAGGAAGTAAGGAAACGGGTCGACTTTTTGAAATCATACGTAAAAGATTCCGGAGCATCCGGATTACTGATTGCCATCAGCGGTGGGTTGGATAGCGCTGTCGCAACCGGGCTGTGTAAGCGGGCCACGGATGAGCTTACAGAAGAACTGGGCAAGGAGTACAAAACCCTTGGCGTATTTCAACCATACGGGACACAAGCAGATATTGAGCACAGCTATGAAACGGCTAAAGCGTTTGACCTTAAATATACGGTGGAAACAAACATCGAGGATACGGTGAACGAGGTTGCGCTTGAGGTGGAGCACGGATTGAAAAATATAGGGGTTCACCAGCATATTAGCATTCCCGGCAAGGGGAATGTGAAGGCTAGAATTCGGATGGTTGTACAATATGCGTTGTCGTTTGAGCAAAATTTGCTCGTTGTCGGTACCGATCATGCCTCGGAAGCAATCACAGGATTCTATACCAAGTGGGGAGACGGTGCTGTTGATATTACGCCGCTTAGCACGCTGAACAAGCGCCAAGTGAAGCAGCTCGGCTCTTATTTGGGTGTACCGCAGTCAGTGCTGGATAAAGCACCGACAGCAGGCCTGTGGGAAGGACAGACCGACGAGAAAGAACTGGGTATTAGCTATGAGGATAATAGTGATTACCTTGAGGGCAAGGAAATCGCTCCTGAAGCTCGCGAGAAATTGGAGAGCTTTTTCCGTAGAACAGCACATAAACGAAACGCCATTCCGGGAATCTAA
- a CDS encoding BrxA/BrxB family bacilliredoxin, with protein MGMSFDRYMRDMVQPMRDELTELGIRELKTPEEVEEVLPTAKGTTLVVVNSVCGCAAGQARPGVAHALQHEVKPDHLCTVFAGQDKEATAKAREYFAPYPPSSPSIALLKDGELVHFIERHQVENRSAEEIAADLTDAFDRYCR; from the coding sequence ATGGGTATGTCTTTTGACCGGTATATGCGTGATATGGTTCAACCGATGCGGGATGAACTGACGGAACTGGGTATCCGGGAATTGAAAACACCGGAAGAGGTAGAGGAAGTATTGCCAACGGCGAAGGGTACGACCCTTGTTGTTGTTAACTCGGTCTGCGGATGTGCTGCAGGTCAAGCGCGTCCGGGTGTAGCCCACGCACTCCAGCACGAAGTGAAGCCGGATCATCTGTGTACGGTTTTTGCCGGCCAAGATAAGGAAGCAACAGCGAAAGCACGTGAGTATTTCGCTCCATATCCGCCTTCTTCACCTTCAATTGCTTTATTGAAGGATGGAGAACTGGTACATTTTATCGAGCGTCATCAGGTAGAGAATCGTTCTGCTGAAGAAATTGCAGCGGATCTCACGGATGCGTTTGATCGTTACTGCCGTTAA
- a CDS encoding two-component system sensor histidine kinase NtrB — MLIALKDILLQIMLSGLFTFQIPLLFSKHLKPHGKDDRLQYRNLVVITCAISILLCFGLSATYKGMIPINLSILPLFVGILYGSRTAGLLLSLLNIGCHELIYGFSISGMVLHTGLPVYPLLFLFSSRFKRSNVMEKIGCLWTGLIPALIVIVASPILEDGISNTSYNSETILMTLLYVFLSIFNGALLIYFIELMYNRLFINLPEEFDPLLQQLIDMVPLGMAVVDRKGNIAMLNEQLVINYKQTYPHVNGDNIIGRAFYGMFEGTTQQDYLKRRIVQALQGFRSSGEVVRNGMNIYSTGVFPLFNEGTQQIEGAVAIIHDITELERLKSEFINIERLSLVGQMAASITHEIRNPMAVVRGFLQLMKEKSPDTLDHYYRIVMEELDRANGIISDFLSLAQNRIAEKEECHLHDIIHELSPLLWADANLRGQSIDLRLGSYIPSLHLNSKEMKQLILNLCRNGMEAMDDKGVLTIETRLAGETVEMRVKDTGPGIPKDKLDRLFEPFFTTKSKGTGLGLALCMSIVQRHHSTISVQSEEGVGTIFTVSFPIVETDKEPLLKP; from the coding sequence GTGTTGATTGCATTGAAGGACATTTTGCTGCAGATCATGCTGTCCGGCTTGTTTACCTTTCAGATTCCACTGCTATTTAGTAAACATCTCAAGCCGCATGGTAAGGATGATAGACTGCAATACCGAAATCTTGTTGTGATAACCTGTGCTATCAGTATTTTGCTTTGTTTCGGTCTGTCCGCAACTTATAAAGGTATGATTCCGATCAACCTGAGTATTCTGCCGCTGTTTGTAGGTATTCTATATGGCAGCAGAACGGCCGGCTTACTATTATCACTTCTTAATATTGGTTGTCACGAACTTATTTACGGATTTTCCATTTCTGGAATGGTTCTGCATACAGGCCTTCCTGTGTATCCTCTTTTGTTCTTATTTTCTTCCCGATTTAAACGAAGTAACGTAATGGAGAAAATAGGATGTTTATGGACAGGACTAATACCTGCCCTGATTGTCATCGTAGCTTCCCCCATTTTAGAAGATGGGATCAGTAACACCTCATACAATTCAGAAACAATCCTAATGACTCTCTTATATGTTTTTCTCAGTATTTTTAATGGAGCACTTCTTATTTATTTTATTGAATTAATGTATAACCGACTATTCATAAATCTCCCGGAAGAGTTTGACCCTTTGCTGCAGCAATTAATAGACATGGTGCCTTTGGGAATGGCTGTTGTGGACAGGAAAGGGAATATCGCCATGCTGAACGAGCAGCTGGTTATTAATTACAAGCAGACTTATCCTCATGTTAATGGTGATAATATTATCGGTCGGGCTTTTTATGGGATGTTTGAAGGCACCACGCAGCAAGATTATTTGAAACGCAGAATCGTTCAAGCCCTTCAAGGATTTCGTTCTAGTGGAGAGGTTGTACGCAATGGTATGAATATATACTCAACAGGAGTCTTTCCGCTTTTTAATGAAGGAACACAGCAAATCGAAGGTGCAGTAGCGATCATACATGATATTACTGAACTGGAGAGGCTTAAGAGTGAGTTCATAAATATTGAACGGCTTAGCTTGGTCGGACAAATGGCTGCCAGCATTACACACGAAATTCGAAATCCTATGGCCGTGGTAAGAGGCTTTCTTCAATTGATGAAAGAGAAGAGTCCGGATACGTTAGATCATTATTACCGGATCGTGATGGAGGAGCTGGACCGTGCCAATGGAATTATTAGTGATTTCTTATCTTTGGCTCAGAATCGGATTGCTGAAAAGGAAGAATGTCATCTCCATGATATCATCCATGAACTGAGTCCTCTGTTGTGGGCGGATGCCAACCTTCGGGGACAGAGCATTGATCTGAGGCTGGGCAGCTATATTCCGAGCCTTCATCTTAACTCTAAAGAGATGAAACAGCTGATCTTGAATCTATGCCGTAATGGCATGGAAGCTATGGATGATAAAGGAGTGCTGACCATCGAGACACGCTTGGCAGGGGAGACAGTGGAGATGCGTGTGAAAGATACGGGGCCCGGCATTCCCAAGGATAAGCTGGATCGTTTATTTGAGCCTTTCTTTACGACGAAAAGCAAGGGAACGGGTCTGGGTCTCGCTCTTTGCATGAGCATTGTGCAGCGTCATCATAGTACCATCTCCGTGCAATCAGAGGAGGGAGTAGGTACTATATTTACGGTCTCCTTTCCGATAGTCGAAACGGATAAAGAACCTTTACTAAAGCCATAA
- a CDS encoding NAD(P)/FAD-dependent oxidoreductase — protein MSHYDVIVVGGGPSGLMACVAAAERGASVLLIDKGDKLGRKLGISGGGRCNVTNAKETDELIAHIPGNGRFLYSAFQHWNNRDIMSFFEGLGIPLKEEDNGRMFPVSDKASSVVNALVGKVKELGTEIKTNSPVERVLYGDGQTAGVELKSGKIYKSPCIIIATGGQSVPQTGSTGDGYPWATTAGHTITELYPTEVPIVSTETWIASKELQGLSLRDVELSVWNPKGKRVIAHRGDMLFTHFGVSGPIALRCSQFIRQVQRKFDTVNVDLAIDLFPDLALSEVESAFKERLEQEPKKAVKNAIKGWIPERMIPLLLSKAAIDGNTVCSGLSKTSVSAFAAVLKKFLFRACGTRSLKEAFVTGGGVSLKEIQPKTMESKLMPGLFFCGEVMDIHGYTGGYNITAAFSTGYTAGKHAAETAAMLRN, from the coding sequence ATGTCACATTACGATGTTATTGTTGTAGGGGGAGGCCCCTCTGGACTTATGGCTTGTGTAGCCGCTGCCGAACGGGGTGCATCCGTCCTGCTGATTGATAAAGGAGACAAGCTCGGACGCAAGTTAGGCATTTCTGGGGGCGGACGCTGCAATGTCACCAATGCTAAGGAAACCGATGAGCTGATTGCCCATATCCCGGGAAACGGCCGATTTTTATATAGTGCGTTTCAGCACTGGAACAACCGTGATATTATGTCCTTTTTTGAAGGACTTGGGATTCCATTGAAGGAAGAAGACAACGGCCGAATGTTCCCCGTCTCGGACAAGGCATCAAGCGTGGTCAACGCTCTGGTCGGCAAGGTAAAGGAGCTCGGCACTGAAATCAAGACAAACAGCCCTGTCGAGCGGGTCTTATATGGGGACGGGCAGACTGCCGGAGTAGAACTAAAATCGGGGAAAATTTATAAATCACCCTGCATTATCATTGCTACAGGAGGACAATCCGTCCCCCAGACTGGCTCCACAGGCGACGGTTATCCCTGGGCCACTACAGCGGGACATACGATAACAGAGCTGTATCCGACAGAAGTGCCGATTGTATCCACCGAGACATGGATCGCTTCAAAAGAGCTTCAAGGACTGTCACTGCGGGATGTGGAGCTGTCCGTCTGGAACCCTAAAGGCAAACGAGTCATTGCTCACAGGGGAGATATGCTGTTTACACACTTCGGTGTTTCAGGACCCATCGCACTGCGGTGCAGCCAGTTTATCCGGCAAGTTCAGCGTAAATTTGATACCGTCAATGTCGATCTGGCCATCGACCTTTTTCCGGACCTTGCTCTCAGTGAAGTAGAGTCGGCTTTTAAAGAACGACTGGAACAAGAACCTAAAAAAGCTGTTAAAAATGCCATAAAAGGATGGATCCCGGAACGTATGATTCCTCTTCTGCTCTCCAAAGCCGCAATTGACGGAAATACGGTCTGCAGCGGCTTGTCCAAAACGTCTGTCTCTGCGTTCGCTGCCGTCCTGAAGAAATTTCTCTTCCGTGCCTGCGGCACCCGTTCGTTGAAAGAAGCGTTCGTAACCGGAGGTGGTGTGAGCCTTAAAGAGATTCAGCCTAAAACGATGGAATCAAAACTTATGCCAGGCCTCTTCTTTTGTGGTGAAGTGATGGATATACATGGTTACACAGGCGGATACAATATTACTGCCGCTTTCTCGACCGGTTACACGGCAGGCAAACATGCCGCAGAGACGGCAGCCATGCTTCGCAACTGA
- a CDS encoding ABC transporter permease: MKEKVEIQRKPRILHPGQLFRRRVLSHWKHQISVMKSVADWTVMLYILIPGLLLGGGLYMELWTSPLPAWVEWIPQQAAAAALLFMFSGNVLLFVEEGDMLFLRQQPRWMKGLMLRGMVYSITVTTLKGLLFLLIALPFLYRGFQLDSWTLIAWGLLAAGTAWCTNLMVQRIRVRFLGFKKWLFSNFMRWLSYAFYLTIFTLLPGMPASAAVTGLLLMAVAVLLMRLRLSMQGSFTADTREDARIRLWLTDIVLVQAVGKPPRIRSKAWLFRRSRRIYRSSAPEKRFAGAGVKAFLRNPENLLLYVQFSVVAIPAVLFPPIVIKLIMYGALMLLVSYLLRIKWTAFAEAEFSLVLPFSGTQQMSAGTLAVRTLMLIPALIISLAFSFSIWPSWIGLLSAVPLTLISSFSVPILFSLPSLKRKY; this comes from the coding sequence ATGAAAGAGAAAGTGGAAATTCAACGGAAGCCACGTATTCTCCATCCGGGGCAGCTTTTTAGACGAAGAGTGCTTAGCCACTGGAAACATCAGATTTCGGTTATGAAATCGGTGGCAGATTGGACTGTCATGCTGTACATATTGATTCCAGGTCTGCTCCTCGGCGGTGGACTTTATATGGAGCTTTGGACCTCACCACTTCCGGCGTGGGTGGAATGGATTCCTCAGCAGGCTGCTGCGGCTGCTCTACTGTTTATGTTCTCGGGCAATGTTCTGCTGTTTGTTGAGGAAGGTGACATGCTGTTTCTAAGACAGCAGCCCCGCTGGATGAAAGGGCTTATGCTAAGGGGAATGGTTTACAGCATAACGGTAACCACCTTAAAAGGTTTGCTGTTCCTGCTTATTGCGCTGCCATTTTTGTACCGGGGATTTCAGCTCGATTCCTGGACTTTGATTGCATGGGGACTGTTAGCCGCCGGAACCGCTTGGTGTACCAATTTAATGGTTCAGCGAATCCGGGTACGTTTTCTAGGCTTCAAAAAATGGTTATTCTCCAATTTCATGAGATGGTTATCCTATGCCTTCTACCTGACTATATTTACGCTTCTGCCGGGTATGCCGGCATCCGCTGCTGTAACAGGACTGCTCTTGATGGCAGTGGCTGTGCTCCTTATGCGGCTTCGTCTTTCCATGCAGGGAAGCTTTACTGCTGATACGAGGGAAGACGCCCGCATCCGGTTGTGGCTTACGGACATAGTGCTCGTCCAAGCGGTGGGCAAGCCTCCCCGGATACGCAGTAAGGCATGGCTATTCCGTAGATCCCGCCGGATTTACCGGTCCAGTGCTCCGGAAAAGCGGTTTGCTGGTGCAGGTGTCAAAGCCTTTCTCAGGAATCCGGAAAATCTGCTGCTCTATGTCCAATTCTCTGTTGTTGCCATACCGGCTGTTCTTTTTCCGCCTATTGTTATCAAACTGATTATGTACGGAGCTCTGATGCTTCTTGTATCTTATCTGCTGCGTATCAAATGGACCGCTTTTGCGGAAGCAGAGTTCTCATTGGTTCTTCCATTCAGCGGCACACAGCAGATGTCTGCTGGTACTCTGGCAGTCCGTACATTAATGCTCATTCCGGCATTGATCATCTCGCTAGCTTTCAGTTTCTCGATATGGCCGAGCTGGATTGGTCTACTGTCGGCGGTTCCACTGACTCTGATATCTTCTTTTTCTGTTCCTATACTATTTTCTCTGCCATCACTGAAGCGGAAATATTAA
- a CDS encoding ABC transporter ATP-binding protein, translating to MMEFDKQHRPPVLEIDIEEAGYEPGRPRIHDVHFQVSAGELLGLIGPNGAGKSTTIKTVMGLLKDAKAAVKIAGDPPRYAYVPEQPVFYEDLTLWEHLDLAAAAFGLEEERFEEQANRLLQQFGMDHVRDGLPGGFSKGMKQKMMLMIGFMAQPDIYIVDEPFIGLDPRATKDFLELLNQERQRGAGILMSTHVLDTAEKICDSFVLISGGRVTSQGSLDDIRSSAGLPEGSLFDCFDALT from the coding sequence ATGATGGAATTCGACAAACAGCACCGGCCGCCGGTGCTGGAGATAGATATTGAGGAAGCTGGTTATGAACCGGGCCGTCCGCGGATTCATGATGTGCATTTTCAAGTGTCTGCAGGAGAGCTGCTTGGCTTGATCGGACCGAATGGAGCAGGAAAAAGTACAACCATTAAGACGGTCATGGGCTTGCTCAAAGATGCTAAGGCTGCAGTGAAGATTGCGGGTGATCCTCCAAGATACGCATATGTGCCTGAACAACCGGTTTTTTATGAAGATCTGACGCTCTGGGAGCATCTTGACCTTGCTGCGGCAGCCTTTGGGCTGGAGGAGGAGCGTTTCGAGGAACAGGCAAATCGTCTGTTACAGCAGTTCGGTATGGATCATGTCCGTGACGGGCTGCCTGGTGGATTTTCCAAAGGGATGAAGCAAAAAATGATGCTGATGATCGGGTTTATGGCTCAGCCGGATATTTATATTGTAGATGAGCCTTTTATCGGCCTTGATCCCCGGGCGACCAAAGACTTTCTGGAGCTACTAAACCAAGAGAGACAGCGGGGAGCAGGTATTCTGATGTCGACCCATGTATTGGATACTGCAGAGAAAATTTGTGATTCCTTTGTTCTTATCTCAGGAGGCCGAGTCACTTCTCAGGGAAGCTTGGATGATATACGTAGTTCCGCCGGATTGCCGGAGGGATCGTTGTTCGACTGCTTCGATGCCCTGACATGA
- a CDS encoding MFS transporter, with protein sequence MNPNLQGTVKGGLTRNRNYMMLMAAQLISNLGEWLYIIALLTMVGFKWNATPWEITAITLSMAIPVLIGGPVAGVIGDRFDRKMLMIVSDLTRALILVGIMFSGDLWQIYVLLVLKGMMDVLFSPAKSGKVKEVVPPQHLEQAVTISSSMEQMMKIIGPALGGLVMAVFGIRMCFVVTSITFVVSALFLIGVQGKKKVESSDLSTNTSGSETTSHEKKTFLQELSTGLSVIYSMPLLLSGLVTLCSVMLVLQMADTQTVTLFRIIPGVSDDLLGYCISASGFGTLLAALIVRKISWSTLNKMGVGAAATGIVFALAAVAVVSSLPEMMVYVILFTAFFLAGAGGGFVFIPFQMLLMKRTPEHMTSRVFGTVGSLTSAAVIVGPMLGGMLVTMWGPVTTFIISGLGTALLGMTLLILKGRIEQRDHSTTSERSPLQAVTESSL encoded by the coding sequence ATGAATCCAAATCTACAAGGGACTGTTAAAGGTGGGCTTACCCGCAATCGAAATTATATGATGCTGATGGCAGCACAGCTCATATCCAATCTGGGAGAATGGTTATATATTATAGCTCTTCTTACCATGGTAGGATTCAAGTGGAATGCGACCCCGTGGGAGATTACGGCGATAACATTAAGTATGGCGATTCCTGTACTCATCGGCGGTCCGGTGGCGGGAGTCATCGGTGACCGGTTTGACCGCAAAATGCTGATGATTGTCTCTGATTTGACCCGAGCGCTAATTCTGGTAGGCATTATGTTCTCCGGAGATCTGTGGCAGATTTACGTTCTTCTCGTTCTTAAAGGCATGATGGATGTACTATTCTCGCCGGCGAAGAGCGGTAAAGTGAAAGAAGTCGTACCACCTCAGCACTTGGAGCAAGCCGTGACGATCAGTTCTTCAATGGAGCAGATGATGAAGATTATTGGACCGGCACTGGGCGGACTGGTGATGGCGGTTTTTGGGATTCGGATGTGCTTTGTGGTGACTTCCATCACCTTTGTGGTATCGGCACTGTTTTTGATCGGAGTTCAAGGGAAGAAGAAGGTCGAATCTTCAGATCTGTCAACCAATACTTCAGGATCTGAAACCACATCCCATGAGAAGAAGACGTTCCTGCAAGAACTCAGCACTGGTCTATCCGTCATTTACAGTATGCCGCTTCTTCTGAGTGGTCTTGTTACTCTATGTTCCGTTATGCTGGTGCTTCAGATGGCAGACACCCAGACAGTTACACTGTTCCGAATCATTCCTGGTGTTTCCGATGATCTTCTGGGGTACTGCATTTCAGCTAGCGGATTTGGTACACTGCTCGCGGCACTCATCGTCCGTAAAATATCATGGAGTACGCTGAACAAAATGGGTGTCGGAGCGGCCGCAACAGGTATCGTGTTTGCTTTAGCGGCAGTAGCCGTCGTATCTTCTTTGCCGGAAATGATGGTGTACGTGATTCTCTTTACTGCGTTCTTTCTGGCTGGAGCGGGGGGCGGATTTGTATTTATCCCGTTTCAAATGCTGCTGATGAAGCGGACTCCTGAGCACATGACAAGCCGTGTGTTCGGCACAGTGGGGAGTCTTACAAGTGCAGCTGTCATTGTGGGACCGATGCTTGGAGGCATGCTGGTTACAATGTGGGGTCCGGTCACAACGTTCATCATTTCAGGTTTGGGGACCGCGCTCTTGGGCATGACACTGCTGATATTAAAAGGACGGATCGAACAGAGAGACCATTCTACCACGAGTGAAAGAAGCCCGCTTCAGGCGGTTACAGAGTCATCCCTTTAA